Part of the Henckelia pumila isolate YLH828 chromosome 2, ASM3356847v2, whole genome shotgun sequence genome is shown below.
GAGCGAATTTGTTGAACTTCAATATCACCTTTATTTTGCAAATCATGGGTGAAAAAGAAATTGGGGGATATATTCTTTGTCCTATCACCTTTGATGTATACATCTTTCAGTTGAGCAATACATGCCGCATTGTCTTCGTAGACTATTGTTGTCATGTTTTTAGTAAAGGACAAGCCGCATTCCTCTTTAATATGATGAATCATTGATCTCAACCAGACACATTCTCGACTAGCTTCATGGATTGCAAGTATTTCTGCATAATTTGATGAAGTGGCGACCATGGTTTGCTTCGTAGATCTCCAGGATATAGTTATTCCACCATAAGTAAATAAGTACCCAATCTGTGATTTTCCttttatgtggatcagatagaTACCCAGCATCTGCATAAccaatcaatttcaaattacaaGCATTAGAGTAAAATAAACCCAAATCATGAGTGCCCTGAAGATATCTAAATAAATGTTTAACTTCATTCCAATGCCTTCGTGTAAGAAAAGAACTATATCTTGCCAACAAATTTACAACAAATGCTATGTCCGGTCTAGTGCTATTAACAAGGTACATCAATGCACCAATTGCACTAAGATacggtacttctggaccaagtgGTTATTCTTGCTCATCACAAGgtcgaaaaatattattttccacATCAAGGGATCGAACATCCATGGGCGAACACAATGGATGAACTTTATCCATATAAAACCGCTTCAACACCTTTTTAGTATATGTAGAATGATGGACTAAAATTTCATTCGCAAGATGTTCAATTTGTAAACTAagacaaaattttgtttttcctaaatctttcatctcaaattccTTTTTTCAAGACATCAACTGTATTTTAAGTTCTTCAAGACTTCcaattatattaaaatcatccacatatacaacaataacGACAAACTTTGAtccattattttgaataaaaacacaTGGACAAATTGGATCATTTTTGTAGCCTTCTTGCAACAAATAGTCGCTAAGTCTCTTGTACCACATGTGCCCAGATTGTTTTTGTCCATACAAGGATCTTTGTAGTTTAATGGAGCAAACATTTGTAAAATTTGAAGCAAATGCTTCTGATATCTTAAATCTTTTAGGGATTTTCATGTAAATATCATTATCAAGTTTTCCGTACAAGTATGcagtaacaacatccataagacgcATTTCAAGTTTTTCTTGTGCGGCCATGCCAAGAAGATATCGGAATGTAATTGCATCCATCACAGGAGAGTACGTCTCTTCATAATCAATATCGgatctttgagaaaaaccttgtgctaCTAATCGAGCTTTATATCTAGTCACTTCGTTTTTCTCATTTCGTTTTCGTACAAAAACCCATTTACAATCCACGGGAATTACCCCTTTTGGTGTTTGGACCACAGGTCCCAAAACCTCACGTTTTGCTAGTGAGTTTAACTCTTCTTGTATTGCCCTTTTCCAATTTGGCCAATCATGTCTATTACGACATTCATTAACAGATTTAGGATCTAGATCAACATTTTCATTAACAACATCAAAAGCCATGGCATATGCAAACTTATTGTCGACAATAGTTTCTGCTCGATTTAATCGGTTCCCCGTCTTGACATAATTTATCAAGATCTCTTCATTGTCAAGTACTTGAACTTCATTGGGGATTTGATCATCAATATTTTCAGAGTTATCAATCAATGAATCAGATTTATCAATATGCTGATTAATATCATTTGCTCCTTTTCTATTTCGTGGATTTTTGTCTTTGGACCCAATTGGTCTACCACGCTTGAGTCGAGCAATTGACTCATCGTTTGATGTTTCTTTGGGAACAATAATATGTGCTGGAGCATTAGCAGCCGGTAGGTATGGCTTAGTCACCCTTTTCACATCACTAAATGTATCAGATAATTTATTTGCAATATTTTTCAAATGTACTATTCTTTGAACTTCAAGTTCACATTCACTTGTCCGATGATCAAATTGATGTAGTGATGCATTCCAAGTTAATTCACTTGGTGATCTCATATTTTCTCCTCCTAATGTTGGAAATTTTGtttcatcaaaatgacaatcaaCAAATTGTGCCGTGAAAATATCTCCCATTGTGGGCTCTAAATATTTGATAATCGAGGGAGAATCATATCCAACATATATTCCCTATCTTCTTTGAGGACCAATTTTAGTGCATTGTCGTGGACTAATTGGAACATAGACACCCAAAAATTCTTATATGATAAATATTAGGCTCTTGGCCAAAAACTAATTGTAAAGGGGAGAATTCATGATAACTAGTCGGTCTGATGCGTATAAGTGTTGCTGTATGCAAAATAACATGTCCCCAAACTGACGTGGGGAGTTTCCTTCTCATCATTAATGGTCTAGATATTAATTggagacgtttaatcaatgaatCGGCAAgaccattttgtgtatgaacatgagcaacagaaTGTTCAACAATTATTCCAATTGACATTTTGGGATGTGAATTCACCAGCATTATCAAGACGAATCCTCTTAATAGGATATTATGGGAATTGTGCTTTTAATCGAATTATTTGAGCCAATAACTAAGTTGCGAGATGATAGTAAACACACATGTGACCATCTTGTTGATGCATTAatcaaaatcataaaatatataaatggtCCACATGATGAATGAATTGGtccacaaatatcaccttgtattattttcaaaaatgtagGTGATTCAATACCAACTTTAGTTGGTGAAGGCCTAATAATTAATTTGTCTTGAGAACATGCACCACATGAGAATTCTTTAAAATTGAGAACCTTCTTGTTCTTTAATTGATGCCCATGTGAATTCTCAATAATTGTTCGTGTCATTATAGAACCAAGATGTCCCAATCGGTTATGCCAAGTCATAAAAGCATGGCCGGCTCCAAGTAGAGGCGGCCTAGGCAGCTGCCTAGGGCCTCCCCTTGGCAAAggcctcaattttttttaaaatttttttaagtattatttgtatatttaaaatattgtgtgagtctatttattttgtttaaaattcgAAATCGTGgtcaattttttataatttttttccattatttttttagtaaaaaACTAAAATGTtctatttaaacaaaaatattttttttcgttAAATTGATCAACTCAGATGAGTTATGTTATTCAAATTGGGCTAATCATTTTTTTTACgtttatttattgaatgagatttatttttgtatatttttatGCTGcggttgatttttttaattgatttaatttttagtctcgatatattaaaatcttataatgtttttaattctacaataaaaatgatttttactTAATTAGATTATAATTATTCTTTGTCTATgtctatttaaattataatatatatttttcatgagatttgttgtgacaaaaataTATTATCTATGCTTCCTTAATTTGAAAAATCTTATTCTATTTGTATTATGCATTAATTCATCTCTAACtcatgagatttgagaattaattgagttcttttttagttttagttttatttttcatatttcgattcaattgtttttatgttattatttttagttacaaaaatttgaaattttaatttttatacgaTGAAGTAATTGAAtcgatatttaattaaaaaaattatatagtcATCTCCACTAAATATTTGCCTAGAGCCTCTAATATTCTTGAGACGGCCCTGCATAAAAGTATTCATATCAATGAATTTGTGTTCAACTGTGGCATTGATCTCCACTACATTTATTTTTGTGTAGTATAAGCAGAATTAAATGTTGGTAATTTTTCAATAATGTATTTCTTTCCCGACATTTCTTtcgtaataaaaatattttcttttccttcttggCTTATAGTCTCAATATGATATCCATTCCATCGGATATCTTGAAAACTCAATAAATTCCTTTGAGACTTAGGAGAGAATAACGCATTATTGATAATAAAATTTGTCCCTCCATGTAATATAATATTTGCTCTCCGGAGCCTTAAATAATGCTTGTACGACCACAAATTGTGTGGACACTACTTTTTCTCATTTGCAAATATGAGAAATATTTATTCTTCTAAAATATGGAATGTGTTGTCGCACTATCAACAAGACATAAATCTCCATCATTGACTTCATGTTCAAAGTCCATATTctattcaaaataataaaattaataagaataataaaaaatattcataataaagacaatatgaaataaataacttttattcataataaaaacaattaaaccAACTTAATACTGTTTTAAATAAGCCATATAAATAACTCATAAACATTACacttaaataaatcaaaacatataaataaacgatagataaaatatttaataattctgCACGCTTTCGTCTCCAATCAAATGATCAATTCTCTCATCCGGGTCCTcaaagaaatcagaaacatcgAAAGGTACTGAGAAATATGGGACTTGACTCAAATCTTCACCTCGATAAATAAAATTAGTCTCTGTATCTCTTGCCTTCTCTTTTGATGCTTGGTAGAGATCAACAAGGTGCTTGAGCGTACGACAATTTTGATACCAATGCCCTTTTATTCCACATCTATAGCACTTATTTTCTGATTTCTTTGGCTTATTATTTTGACCACTTTCAACTTTCTTTGCTTGGTCATTACCCCATTTTTGATAATTTGTATTCTTTTGATTGCAATTACTATAGTCACGTGGCTTTTCATGCTCACGACTATATGGATGAAAGCGTCCTCGAAGGCGCTCACGGCCACGTCCATGTCCATGTCCACGACCATGACCACGACCAAATTCGGTCTTATTTTGTTTCCTCTTTTCATTATGCATTGCCGCATTCACTTCAGGGAATGGGTTGGCTCTAGTGGGACGAATTTCATGATTTTTCATCAATAATTCATTATTTTGCTCAGCCATAAGAAATCAtgaaatcaattcagaatacTTTTTGAAGCCTTTCTCTCTATACTGCTGTTGCAGGAGAACATTAGAGGCATGAAACGTGGAATATGTTTTTTTTCCAATAAAACATCATCAGTTATTTTTTCTCCACACAATTTCAATTGTGAACTAATGCGAAATAATGCAGAATTATATTCACTTACAGACTTAAAATCTTGTAAGCGCAAATGCATTCAATCATAGCGTGCTTTTGGGAGAATCACCGTTTTTTGATTGCTATATCTCTCTTTCAAATTATTTCAAAGATCAAGATGATCTTTTATCGTCAAATACTCAATTTTCAAATCAtcatgaagatgatgacgaagGAATTAATATCATAGCCTTTGCACGATTTTGCGGTGATTCATTATTTTCCTATTTGATGGTATCTCCAATATCCATAACATCTAGATGTATTTCAGCATCTAGTATCCAAGAGAGATAATTTTTGCCGGAGATATCAAGAGCGGCAAATTCAAGCTTTGAGATATTCAACATGATGAAATctataaaaaagaaaaattaagaatCATATGATattcatcaataaaaatttctaaacataattataatatatacacGTAAACTGATATTTCATGAAATAATAGATTAAAAGAGAACAAAATATGGATGGCTCATATACTCAGGTTCACGTGATCATGCCATGATTTAAGAATAGGGTAGAAGAATTATGCATGATAGTGTAAgccataaataaattaattagcaTATTCAAGGAGTAACATAAGAATTTGAAAGTTGGTGATGGTGGGTGGCGTCAGATTCAAGGAGTAAGccataaatatattaattagcATATTGAAGGAGTACATGACAATTCACAAAATCATTATACATCAAATTCAATACAAGACATTCAAGGTTGGTGGTGGTGGGTGACGTGAGTAAGGTGTGCCGCATAGATAATTATATGAAAACCATGAAATTGAAAAGCATTAGCAAATCGTGcctataataaataaacaagttATTTGCAATAAATATCAtgtgaaatatttaaaatacacaCTTCTCCTCTGTGAAAATTTAACAGGTATCTTCAATCTTgaccttttataaaattagcacacGCGCCCCTTCATATGAgcgattgttgcgcacgcgctcCTCATGCGACTGtgtcaatattttaatttttttgacacCAAATACCCcggtaaaaattaaaattatatatttaatcacttaagaatataatttttaaatctatttaacacataaaatccaattataaaatatttatcaaacatttacattttataaatttttatttttattttaaatttattattattaattaatttgtttctaaaaaaatattattactttatcttcatatcattattttattaaatcacttcgtgttttcaaTTTCTCCATTAAACATTCATTAATAAACAatgatttaaatacctaaacgtaccaaaatattaaactaattttGTGCTAATTTTGTAAAAGGTCGGGTCTGAAGTtgtctattaaaatttcacagtggagaagtgtgcattttcaatattttacaggggtatttggtgcaaataactcataaataaacacttgaaaattaagctctaaatttgggctttttcaaaACCACCAAGTGCCTTTTTAAACACTAAAGAGCCTATCCAAAcacatataaaaaattattaaaaaaaaacatctctCATGCTctaaagctgagaagtgcttcctaaaaCCTCTACAAAACACTACCATACACtgacaaaattttgttaaaaaaaaaactgaaaaatgcTTACTAAAAACTCTTCCAAACAATACTTATGTACATAGTTTGATAGCAAACCAATAGCTAAAGCTCGTGAGATACGAACCTCCCATGTTTGGCCTAATGATAATCGTTAGACCCGTAAAATTAAGAGGTAGTCATGAGTACACCATAGGATCTCATTAATTGATTTTGTGTTGGATTTAGTTGTAATCTACATTGCCCTCGGACGTAACACTAACAAATTATTCTGCAAATTACTGGTTTGTTCCCAGAACTAAAATCTCACGAAGATGTTTCAAACCAAATGCTATGCGAAACAAAATGAATCCGACAAAAGGATAAAAGTACAAAAGTCCTCTGCACAGAGAAAGATGAAGAAGAATTTCCGTGTAAGCGTTTTCATTCGAACACAATGTTATCTTTAGTGATAAACAACTCAACAACATTGTAAGATGTCTCACCAGAAACTACAAAAAATtgtctcaaaaatcatataaatccaGGAATGAAACGTTGCAGAAAATTGTGCATAAAGGggtatcaaaatttcaaataaatctcATTCAACTGATACTGCAATGTTTGAAATCTTCTTCAGATGCTTCACTTTACTAAATTCAGGAACATAGAAATTCTTTTCCACCTCCCAAGCAAGCTGAGACATTCCGTTGAAAGAAGATTTTGCCCCCTTTTCGTCAGCCACTTCTCTAGGGAAAGGTATTCGAACCTCGTATACATCCTTTTGAACTGATCTCAGGTGTAGATCAAAGCCTAGACGATCAATCCACACCATTTTGGCATCTAACACCTGATTAAACATCACATGCGATGAGTTTACTTACCGACAGAAAAATATCCAATTGTTACATTCAGTTGAATGCAACCATTTATAGCACTGGCATGATTTTAGTTTGAAAGACGTGGGCCCAAAAAATAGCTTATTCTCGATCAACTAAATTTTCATTCATCAACAAAATCTACAGTCCCTTGATCAAGCATCAATTGACATGACTCCATTTATCAATTGCATGAAATTCTCAGTCCTTCAACATTATAAGATGTCTGTCATGCTTACACTTGATTACTTCTTATTGCTTCGCAAAATCTCATGATTGATCAATTTGTTGGACCCAACATGGAATTCTGGTGTAGCTATCCCATGTTCTAAAGCAAACCTCtcgaaaacaaataaataaaactctatcaaaGTTATAAATTTAGCTATAAAAGTAACAGATACTAGATGAAGTTTGTGACCCCACAAATTGTTAAAACAGGAACTCAAATCAATAAATATGGACAGCCCGAAAAATAATCAGAAAGTTGGTATTGGATTAGGCGCAAACCTGGAAATCCAAATCCACAAAAACATTGCTAAAACGATAAACATCTTCAAAGTTGTGGGTATTTATCTCATCTACAATCTTTTCTGCGCAATCTCGAAGGGGATCCGGGTCTGCTGATGAATATTCCAGAGACGTTACCCATATACCATCCTGAAATAGTTCTTTATCATTCATTATTAAGCAAATTTCTAGAATCCATCCACAATTTCTTAATATCTGTTCACGATAAATATCATGAGAACTAAAGAAAGACAACACTGAATTAACAACATACCTCAGTAAAATCTTCCATCTGAAGCACGCGCTCAACATTAATAGCATAAATGTAGCTTTCATCTACTTCCTCATTAAATCGTTTCTTCCATGCTGAATAGAGTTTCTGTTGAACTTGAAAACGCAAATGAGGATTTAACTTATG
Proteins encoded:
- the LOC140883590 gene encoding glutamyl-tRNA reductase-binding protein, chloroplastic, with product MLPHIQINASTVPPLRFPATHFPSPLVFLKPSKAARKPLKCSVSVVSEPLHLESTNGQKPIPAEVSRTIMELSTAGTLSTVTPEGWPLGFGVRFAVDANGTPILCSNDFGKRLSVDRCSLHVQLEQCGVRTPQCTIQGNLEKPGDRIALRKLYSAWKKRFNEEVDESYIYAINVERVLQMEDFTEDGIWVTSLEYSSADPDPLRDCAEKIVDEINTHNFEDVYRFSNVFVDLDFQVLDAKMVWIDRLGFDLHLRSVQKDVYEVRIPFPREVADEKGAKSSFNGMSQLAWEVEKNFYVPEFSKVKHLKKISNIAVSVE
- the LOC140877455 gene encoding uncharacterized protein, with translation MAEQNNELLMKNHEIRPTRANPFPEVNAAMHNEKRKQNKTEFGRGHGRGHGHGRGRERLRGRFHPYSREHEKPRDYSNCNQKNTNYQKWGNDQAKKVESGQNNKPKKSENKCYRCGIKGHWYQNCRTLKHLVDLYQASKEKARDTETNFIYRGEDLSQVPYFSVPFDVSDFFEDPDERIDHLIGDESVQNY